Genomic segment of Bifidobacterium lemurum:
CCGATCGGGCAGATCGAACGCGGCTACACGCTGCCCAACGGCATCCGCCTGCAGCAGACGCGCGTGCCGATCGGCGTGATCGGCATGATCTACGAGGCCCGGCCAAACGTCACCGTCGACGTGGCCAGCCTGTGCCTGAAGTCCGGCAACGCGGCCATCCTGCGCGGAGGCCATGCCGCCGAACGTACGAACGCCGCCACCTTGCGGGTTATCGGCGAGGTGCTGGCCGAGCGTGGCTTCGACGCGGCTCTGGTGCAGTCCGTCGACGAATACGGCCGTGACGGCGCCGCCGCGATGATGGAATCGCGCGGCTATATCGACGTGCTGGTGCCTCGCGGAGGCAAAGGCCTGATCCAGGCGGTGGTCTCCAAGTCCAAAGTGCCGGTGATCGAAACCGGCGCGGGCAACGTGCATATCTACATGGACGCCACCGGAGACGCGGCCAAAGCCCTGCCGATCATCCTCAACGCGAAGACCCAACGCGTGGGCGTGTGCAACGCCGCCGAAAAACTGCTGGTGCACAGCGCCGTCGCTGCCGAATTCCTTCCCCAGGCCGCGCGCGTTCTGGCCGAAAAGGGCGTGGAACTGCATGCGGACGAACGCGCCTATGCGATCATCGACGCCGCCGGTATCGAAGGGCTGACGCTGGTTCCCGCGACGGAAGATGATTGGGACACCGAATATCTGGCGTTGACGATGGGCGTGAAGGTGGTCGATTCGCTGGACGAGGCGATCGACCATATCAACGCGCATTCCACCGGACACACCGAATCGATCATCGCCGAGGACTATTCGGCCGTCGAGGCCTTCACCAAGCGCATCGACTCGGCGGTGGTGATGGTCAACGCCTCCACGCGGTTCACCGACGGCGGCGTGTTCGGATTCGGCGCGGAACTGGGCATCTCCACGCAGAAGATGCACGCCCGCGGACCGATGGGACTTACGGAGATGACCACCACGAAATGGGTGGGCTACGGCATGGGGCAGGTGCGCGCATGAGTGGGGATATGACGGACGGCGTCACCATGGAAGGCATGCCTTCTCAGGCCGCGGTGGACGACCAGAAACTGGGATTGGGCATCGCGGCCGAACGCCTCAGCATCGTACGTTACGTGTTCCTCGTGCAGATCGAGGACGGCATCGCCTCCGCGGCGCAACGCGCGTCGCTGGAATACGCCGACGCCGTGCTGATTGGCTGGCCCGAGGCGGATTCCGCGGAGGTGGTGGAGCTCAGCGCCGACCAGCTCGACACCGTGCGCGAGCAGATGACCGCGATGGAGGAGTACATCCGTCGTTTCTCGGCGATGGAAAGCAAAGGCGACATCGACGGCATGACCGACACCCTGATTCGCATCACCGAACGCGTGGCCGAGGTGCGCCGCCTCTACCAGCCCGGCTTCCCCTTGCCCACCTTCGCGGAGATCCGCCGCGTCGTGCAGGACGAATGGGACGAGGACATGGACAAGATCGACCCGGACCAACGGGAGGTCACCGCCGAGGAGATCAGCCAGGAGGCCCGTGAGCAGTCCGCGGAGGAGCGGTCGTGAGCGCGCCGGCCGAATCCTCCCGCCGCATGTCGGACCTATCCGCGGACGGGGACGGCGCCGTGGTGGTCGCTCCCGGCATCGGGCGTCGCTCCGCGCGCGGCAACTGGCATGCGCGTCCGCGCATCGGCATCATGGGCGGCACCTTCGACCCGATCCACAACGGCCACTTGGTCGCGGCCTCCGAAGTCTCCTGGGTGTACGACCTCGACGAGGTGATCTTCGTGCCGACGGGCCGGCCGGTGTTCAAACTCGACAAGAACGTCACCAACGCCGAGGACCGGTATCTGATGACCGTGATCGCCACGGCCTCCAATCCGAAGTTCACGGTCAGCCGCGTGGATATCGACCGTCCGGGCGTGACCTACACCATCGACACGCTGCGCGACATCCGCGCCCAGCATCCCGACGCGGAGCTTTTCTTCATCACCGGCGCGGACGCCGTCGCCGAGATCATGCAGTGGAAGGACGCCGGTCAGATGTGGGATCTGGCGCATTTCGTCGCCGTCACCCGCCCCGGCTACTCCACGCCCGACGGCGTGCATCTGCCCGAAGGCAAAGTCGACACCCTGGAGATCCCCGCGCTGGCGATTTCATCGACCGACGTGCGTCTGCGCGCCGAGCACGACGAACCGGTGTGGTATCTCGTACCCGACGGCGTGGTGCAGTACATCGGCAAACACGGGCTCTACCACCGCGTCTGACACGTTCGGTGGCGACTTGTCCGGTGGCTCGCCAGGCCGGGCGAGCCAGGCCGTATGCGTTCGGTCCGGCGCGTCGAACCGGTCGGTCGGGAGCGATTCGTTGGGCACGGACTGTCGCCTGATTCGTCAGAACCGGCGAATCGCTCCCGGCGAATCATCCTTCGACGGCCAAACCCATCTCGTATTTCAACGTCATCACCCGTTGCGCCGAACGCGTGACCTTATCGGCGAATTCCGGGTCGGAGGCCGCGCGCCGCTTCAATCCGTCGAGAATCGGCTGCACATAATCCAGCACGCCCACGCAGGCCAGATCGCCGCCGGCGTCGACCATCCGCACGCCCAACTCGTCGGGGGAGAAACCGCTGAGCGCCGTGGCGGACATCGAATCGGAGGTGACCACGCCCTCATAGCCCAGATCGCCGCGCAGATGCCCGTCGATCAGGGTGGATGAGAACACCGCGGGATTATCCGGATCGATGGCCTGGTATGTGGCCAGCGACATCATCACCATGCCCGGATCGGATTGCTCGATGGCGGTGTCGAACGCGCCGATCTCCGCCCCATCCAAGGTGGTGGTGACGTCGAGAATGCCGTCCGCGGTGAAATCGGTGTTGCCGTTCACCGACCCCAAACCGGGATAATGCTTCACCGACGTGGCGATGCCGGCGTCGCGCATGCCTTGGACGAAGGCGATGCCGTGCCGCGCGTTGCCGTCCGCGTCCAACCCGAAATCACGGTCGAGCATGCCGATCGGCTCGTTCGCCATGCGGTCGATCGTCACCGTGCCCAGCACCGGGGCCAGATCCACGTTGATGCCCGCCTGCGCGAGCTGCGCGCCCCACACCGCGGCGGATCGCCGCAGCTGGTCGACATCCATCGTGCCCTGCTCGACGGCCGACGGCATGGCGTCGAAACCGGGCCCCTGCAGATGCTGGACAAGACCGCCCTCCTGGTCGGTGGTCATCAGCAGTCGGTTGGATTGTGGAGCGTAGCTTTGCAACGCGTCCGTCGCCGACCGCACGCTGGAGACCCCATCGTTCCAGTTGCCGATGATCAGCACCGATCCGACATGCTGGTTCGCGATCAGATCCCACAGAACGGACGGGTCGGTTCCCGCATACAGCGGCGCCATCACCAGCTGCCCCACGCGTTCGTCCATGCCCATGGCGGCCACGGCGCGTCTGGCCTTGGCCTCGGCGGAGGTATCGGGCGTGGGCGCGGCGGCGCGGGGCAACGCGTCATGCGAAGGCTCGACGTCGGCGTCGTTGCGCGCGATATTCGCGCCGTCGTCCGGCCGCTGAAGCCGCATCGACACCCGCGGCCATACGATGATGGCGGCGATCACCAAGGCGAGAGCGACGAACACGGCGATAATGGCGAGCGCGATATGCGAGCCGTTGCGCTGGGAATTTCGAGACATGGGCATGATTATCCCATGATGCGCGTATCGAGTGTTCCGCGGACCGCGCGGATATGCCCCGAACGGGAAGATCGTCGTGGACGACCGGGTCGGCTCAGGGCGGAATCGGCATTCCCTACCTGACTGTACGCTGGAAACCATGTCATTCTTTGATGCTTTTGGTTTTATGTTCGACCCCGATGACGACCCGCGACGCCGCGGAACCGGCCGCGCCTCAACGAACGGACAAGGTGACGATCCGATCATCCTCAACGTCGAAACCGACGGCGACGAGCCCAACCGCACGGGCGGAACCCGCGGCCCGCATGGCCCGCGCTCGCCGCGAATCGCCAACCGGCCGAGCGGGGGCGGTGCCTCTCGCGGCACCAAGATCCTCATCGGCGTGGTGCTCGCGCTGGCGGTGGTCGTCGGACTGTTCTTCGCGCTGTCCCGCTTCATCACCGATCTGATGTGGTACGGCCAGCTCGGCTTCCAGTCGGTGGTCTGGACGCAACTCGGCGTCAAGGTCGGCCTGTGGATCGCCTACGCGGCGCTGATGGCCCTGACCGGCTTCGTCTCCGCCGCCCTCGCCATCCGCGCCCGCCCGGATTCGGCCGACGGCTCGACCATCCGCGTGAACGGCGACGTGATCGAAGTGGGCAAGGGCGTGAGCTCGAAAACCGCCCGCCGTGTGGCCGTCGTGATCGCCGCCGTGGTCGGCGTGATGTTCGGCGCGCAGTTCAACGCCAACTGGAGTGAGATCCTGCTCATGTTCAACGCGCAGAGCTTCGGCACCACCGACCCGCAGTTCGGCCTCGACAACGGCTTCTACGTGTTCATACTGCCCGGCCTGCGTCTCGTGATGACCGCCGTGTCCATGCTGCTGCTCGTGGGACTGGTGTTCTCCGTCGTGACGCATGTGATGATGGGCGGCATCCGACTGACCATGCCCACCCACGGCCGCGGCATCCTCAACGTCACCAAGCGCGCCCGCCGACAGACCGCCATCTGGCTGATGCTCAACATGTTCGCGCTCGCCGCGCAGATGGTGCTGGGCGTGTTCGGCCACCTCACCTCGCAGGGCAGCCGCATCACCGGCGCCGAATACACCACGGTCAACGCCACCATCCCCGTCACCTTCGTGATGGCCGCCCTGGTCGCCATCCTCGGCGTGGTGCTCGGCGTGTGGCTGATGCGCTCGCACGCGCTCGAAGGCAACGCCCCGGTGGGCGTGCGAGCCGCCGCGGCGCTCAAGGCCTGGCGCACTCCGGTCGTGGCCATCGCCGCCGTCCTCGTTGTGGGACTCGTGCTCACCGTGGTGTGGCCGACGGTGCTGCAGCGTTTCAAAGTCAACCCGAACGCGCAGGAGATGGAATCCACCTACATCCAGCGCAACATCGACGCCACGCGCGCCGCCTACGGGCTCGACGACGTCACGGTCGAACAGTACGAGGCCACCACCGAAGGCGAGTCCGGCGCCCTGAGCGAGGAGGCGGAGTCCACCGCGCAGATCCGCCTGCTCGACCCGCAGGTCGTCTCGCCGACCTTCAAACAGCTGCAGCAGTCGAAGCAGTACTACACCTTCGCCGACACGCTCGCCGTCGACAAATACGAGATCGACGGCGTGAGCCAGGACACGGTGATCGCCGCCCGCGAGCTCAACCTCGAAGGCAACGACAACCGCAACTGGGTCAACGACCACACCGTGTACACGCATGGCTACGGCATCGTGGCCGCCTACGGCAACAAGGTGACCGCGGACGGACAGCCTGAGTTCTTCGAATACGGCATCCCCACCCAGGGCGCGCTCACCGAATCCGAACAGTACGAGCCGCGCATCTACTTCTCGCCCAACATCACGGAATACTCGATCGTCGGCGCGCCGGAAGGCACCGAATCCTGGGAGTTCGACTATCCGACCGGCTCCGAAGGCGCGTTGACCACCTTCGACGGCGACGGAGGCCCCTCGGTGGGCAACCTGTTCTCACGCGTGCTCTACGCGATCCGCTTCGGCTCCGACCAGATCCTCTTCTCCGACCGTGTGACCAGCGAATCGCAGATCCTCTACGACCGCTCCCCGCGCGAGCGCGTCGCCAAGGTCGCCCCCTACCTGACGCTCGATGGCCGTGTGTATCCGGCCGTGGTGGACGGCCGCGTCAAGTGGATCGTCGACGGCTACACCACCTCCGACGCCTATCCGTATTCGCAGATGACCGATCTGGGCGAGGCCACCGAGGACTCCACCACCGTCACCTCCGACACGGTGCAGGGACTGGGCAGCCAGAACGCCAACTACATCCGCAACTCGGTCAAGGCCACGGTCGACGCCTACGACGGCTCCGTGGACCTGTACGTGTGGGATGAGAGCGACCCGGTGATCAAGGCCTGGCAGCAGATCTTCCCCGGCCAATACCACTCGCTCTCCGAGATCTCCGGCGACCTGATGAGCCATCTGCGCTATCCGGAAAGCCTGTTCAAGGTGCAGCGCGAACTGCTCGCCAAATATCATGTGACCTCCGCCAGCCAGTACTACTCCGGCGAGGACTTCTGGCAGACGCCGGTCGACCCCACCGAGTCCGAGGACCAGCAGGAGCAGGACATTCTGCAGCCGCCGTACTATCTGACCCTGCAGACCGGAGGCAACTCCGAACCCGTGTTCTCGCTGACCTCCACCTATATCCCCGCCGGCACCTCGACGCGTGAGATCCTCACCGGGTTCCTTTCGGTCGACTCCGACGCGGGAGACGAGGCCGGCGTGATAGGGGAGAACTACGGCACCCTGCGATTGCAGGAGCTGCCCAAGGACTCCAACGTGCCAGGCCCGGGGCAGGCGCAGAACAACTTCAACGCGAACGCCGACGTCTCCAAAGAGCTCAACCTGCTGCAATCCGGCTCCACGCAGGTGGTGCGCGGCAATCTGCTCACCCTGCCGCTCGGCGGCGGACTGGTGTACGTGCAGCCCGTGTACGTCAAATCGTCGGGCGCGACCAGCTTCCCGCTGCTTAAGAAGACGCTGGTCGCCTTCGGCGATCAGGTCGGATTCGCGGACACGTTGGACGAGGCGTTGAACCAGGTGTTCGGCGGCGACTCCGGCGCCTCCGCGGGCGACGCGGAGAACGCGGCCGATGACTCCGCATCGTCCGACGGCACGTCGTCCGACTCCGGCGTCGATACCGACACCGGGGGCGATGGCACCGCCGACGGCGCCACGGATGGATCGACCACCGATGGCGACACCGGATCGACCGGCGGCGGCACCGAGCTGCAGCAGGCGCTTGAGGAGGCCGCCCAAGCCATGAAGGACGCCGACGCCGCCATGAAGAACGGCGATTGGAGCGCCTACGGCGAAGCCCAGAAACAGCTCGAGGAGTCCATCAACAAGGCGCTCGAACTCGGCGAATAATCCGTCTTCCGAGTGAGTGGAGCGCAGCGGAGTCGAAGGATCTCTTCGGCTCCGCTTCGCTATACTCGTCCAATGACAGCAAGGGAGGAACCATGAGCTACGTCATCCGCGAGGCGGACCGCGCGTCCGACGCCGATATCCAGGCCATCACCGACATCTACAACGAGGCCGTGCTCGCGCGCTCGGCATCGGCCGACATCGAGCCGCGCACGTTGGAACAGCGCCGCGCATGGGTGGAGGCGCATAATCCGCGCGACCTGTACCCCGTGGTGGTGATCGAGGACGAGGAGACCGGACGCATCGCCGGATTCGGTTCGCTGTCGCGCCTCCACGAACGCGCCGGCTATGACGGCGTCGTGGAACTGAGTTATTACATCGGCGCCGAATGGCAGCGCCAAGGACTGGGCACGCGGATGGTCTCCTGGCTGCTTGACGCCGCGCGCGAACGCGGGCACCGCATGGCCGCCACGCTGATCTTCGGCGACAACGCCGGCTCCAACGCGCTGATGGAGCGCTTCGGCTTCACCCGCTTCGGACTATTGCCCGGGGCGGTCCGACTGCCCGGCTCCACCCACGACATCGCCTACTGGTATCTCGACCTGTGAGCGCGGCCTTCCAAATCCGATGAGTCGCCCAATCCGAGGTGACGGGTAGAATCTTTCCGGCAAGAAAACAAGTGGAGGAACGAAACGATGGCATCGGAATTCTGGCTGATCGCGGGATTGGGCAACCCCGGCAAGAAATATGAGGACACCCGCCACAACATGGGCTTTATGACGGCCGACCTGCTGGCCGAACGTTGGAGCGTGCATTTCGCCGACCACAAGGGGCTCGCCATGCTTGGCAAAGGCGTGATGAACCTTTCGGGCCGCAATGTGAAATTCTTCCTCGCCAAGCCGCTGACCTACATGAACGATTCCGGCAACGCCGTCTCATCGATCGCCGCCTACTACCAGATCGAGCCGGACCATATCATCGTCATCCACGACGATATGGATCTGGACTTCGGCCGCATCAAAGTCAAGTCGGGCGGCTCCGCCGGCGGGCACAACGGCATCAAATCCATCGACCGTTCGCTCGGCACGCCCAAGTACGCGCGCGTGCGCATGGGCGTGGGCCATGCGCGCCGCGGCGGCAACGCTCACGACAACACCATCAACTGGGTGCTCGGCGGCTTCGGCCCCGACCAGCGCAAGCAGCTGCCGGAATTCATCGCCGACGGCGCGGACGCCGCCGAAGACATCATCTTCCAGGGACTTGCCAAAACCCAGGAGAAATACAATGGCCGTTGATCCAGTCAACGGTTCGCTGGTTGGCATCCTCTCCCAGCTGGGTGACGATCCGGCCTTCCGCGACCTGATCGCCGGTGAGATCGAACCCGCCGAAGGCGCGGCCGATCCTGCGATCACGGTCGGCGCGGTCGATGGCGTGCGTCCCGCCCTGGCCGCGGCCGCCGCGCAGATGCGTCCCGTGGTTCTCGTCGTCGCCTCCGGGCGCGAAGCCGAGGAGATGGTGGACGCGCTGCGCTCCTGGTACGACGGCGACCCGAACGACATCGCGCAGATGGAGGCGTGGGAGACGCTGCCGCACGAACGCCTCTCGCCCCGCTCCGACACGGTGGCCAACCGCATGGCCGTGTTCCGCCGTCTCACCCATCCAAGCGAGACCGACCCCATGTTCGGGCCCATTCGCATCCTCGTCATGCCGGTGCGTTCGCTCATCCAACCGGTGACCGCGCATCTGGGAGACGTGGAGCCGCTCGTGTTCACGGTCGGGCATGACCTGCCGCTCGACGAGGCCGCGAACCGTCTGGTCGAAAACGCGTACACGCGCGTCGAACTCGTGATGGACCGCGGCGAATTCGCCGTACGCGGCGGCATCCTCGATGTCTTCCCCCCGACGGCGGCGCATCCGGTGCGCATCGAGTTCTTCGGCGACAAAATCGACACCATCAAGGAATTCCACTCCTCCGACCAGCGCACCTATGGCGAGGGACTGACCGGTATCTGGGCCACGCCCTGCCGTGAGATGCAGCTCACCGAAGCGGTGCGCGAACGCGCGCGGTCGCTGATCGGCAGCATTCCCAACGCCGAGGACATGCTCGAATCCATCGCCAACGCGATTCCCGTCGAAGGCATGGAATCCCTGATGCCCGCGCTGGTGGACGATATGGAACCCGTGATCGGCATGCTGCCCGCGGACGCGCTCGTGATGCTTTCCGATCCGGAGAAGCTGCGCCGCGCCGCCGAAGACCTGGGCAAAACCGCCAACGAATTCCTCGCCGCCAGCTGGCATGTGGCCGCCTCCGGTCATGGCGCCGGCGCTCCCATCAGCTTCGACCAGGCGAACTTCCTCGACTTCGAGGAATGCGTGCGCGCGCTCGACTTCTCCAATCACGACGTGTGGAAACTCACCAATTTCGGTGTGGACGGCACAATCGCCGGGCATGCGCGGATCGACGCGAAAGCGCCGGAGGAGTTCCGAGGCGACGAACACAGGGCCGCCGTGGGCGTCGAAGGACTGCTCGACGCAGGCTATCAGGTCACCGTCACCGCGGCCGCGCAAGGCACCCTCGCCAGACTCAAACGCGCCATCAACGAAACCGGCATCACCCGGTTCGAGACGATCCGCTCGCGCGCCATCGACGGATTCGTGGACGAAGCC
This window contains:
- a CDS encoding glutamate-5-semialdehyde dehydrogenase codes for the protein MENFGVLHAVHLKAIAAAEAQTRLAEATAESKNALLLAIADALVERAGEIESANAQDMEASRQAGMDAGKLDRLLFDAPRVKAAAEGVRHVATLPDPIGQIERGYTLPNGIRLQQTRVPIGVIGMIYEARPNVTVDVASLCLKSGNAAILRGGHAAERTNAATLRVIGEVLAERGFDAALVQSVDEYGRDGAAAMMESRGYIDVLVPRGGKGLIQAVVSKSKVPVIETGAGNVHIYMDATGDAAKALPIILNAKTQRVGVCNAAEKLLVHSAVAAEFLPQAARVLAEKGVELHADERAYAIIDAAGIEGLTLVPATEDDWDTEYLALTMGVKVVDSLDEAIDHINAHSTGHTESIIAEDYSAVEAFTKRIDSAVVMVNASTRFTDGGVFGFGAELGISTQKMHARGPMGLTEMTTTKWVGYGMGQVRA
- a CDS encoding phosphoribosylglycinamide synthetase, translating into MSGDMTDGVTMEGMPSQAAVDDQKLGLGIAAERLSIVRYVFLVQIEDGIASAAQRASLEYADAVLIGWPEADSAEVVELSADQLDTVREQMTAMEEYIRRFSAMESKGDIDGMTDTLIRITERVAEVRRLYQPGFPLPTFAEIRRVVQDEWDEDMDKIDPDQREVTAEEISQEAREQSAEERS
- the nadD gene encoding nicotinate-nucleotide adenylyltransferase, producing MSDLSADGDGAVVVAPGIGRRSARGNWHARPRIGIMGGTFDPIHNGHLVAASEVSWVYDLDEVIFVPTGRPVFKLDKNVTNAEDRYLMTVIATASNPKFTVSRVDIDRPGVTYTIDTLRDIRAQHPDAELFFITGADAVAEIMQWKDAGQMWDLAHFVAVTRPGYSTPDGVHLPEGKVDTLEIPALAISSTDVRLRAEHDEPVWYLVPDGVVQYIGKHGLYHRV
- a CDS encoding glycoside hydrolase family 3 N-terminal domain-containing protein, coding for MPMSRNSQRNGSHIALAIIAVFVALALVIAAIIVWPRVSMRLQRPDDGANIARNDADVEPSHDALPRAAAPTPDTSAEAKARRAVAAMGMDERVGQLVMAPLYAGTDPSVLWDLIANQHVGSVLIIGNWNDGVSSVRSATDALQSYAPQSNRLLMTTDQEGGLVQHLQGPGFDAMPSAVEQGTMDVDQLRRSAAVWGAQLAQAGINVDLAPVLGTVTIDRMANEPIGMLDRDFGLDADGNARHGIAFVQGMRDAGIATSVKHYPGLGSVNGNTDFTADGILDVTTTLDGAEIGAFDTAIEQSDPGMVMMSLATYQAIDPDNPAVFSSTLIDGHLRGDLGYEGVVTSDSMSATALSGFSPDELGVRMVDAGGDLACVGVLDYVQPILDGLKRRAASDPEFADKVTRSAQRVMTLKYEMGLAVEG
- a CDS encoding UPF0182 family protein, with the protein product MSFFDAFGFMFDPDDDPRRRGTGRASTNGQGDDPIILNVETDGDEPNRTGGTRGPHGPRSPRIANRPSGGGASRGTKILIGVVLALAVVVGLFFALSRFITDLMWYGQLGFQSVVWTQLGVKVGLWIAYAALMALTGFVSAALAIRARPDSADGSTIRVNGDVIEVGKGVSSKTARRVAVVIAAVVGVMFGAQFNANWSEILLMFNAQSFGTTDPQFGLDNGFYVFILPGLRLVMTAVSMLLLVGLVFSVVTHVMMGGIRLTMPTHGRGILNVTKRARRQTAIWLMLNMFALAAQMVLGVFGHLTSQGSRITGAEYTTVNATIPVTFVMAALVAILGVVLGVWLMRSHALEGNAPVGVRAAAALKAWRTPVVAIAAVLVVGLVLTVVWPTVLQRFKVNPNAQEMESTYIQRNIDATRAAYGLDDVTVEQYEATTEGESGALSEEAESTAQIRLLDPQVVSPTFKQLQQSKQYYTFADTLAVDKYEIDGVSQDTVIAARELNLEGNDNRNWVNDHTVYTHGYGIVAAYGNKVTADGQPEFFEYGIPTQGALTESEQYEPRIYFSPNITEYSIVGAPEGTESWEFDYPTGSEGALTTFDGDGGPSVGNLFSRVLYAIRFGSDQILFSDRVTSESQILYDRSPRERVAKVAPYLTLDGRVYPAVVDGRVKWIVDGYTTSDAYPYSQMTDLGEATEDSTTVTSDTVQGLGSQNANYIRNSVKATVDAYDGSVDLYVWDESDPVIKAWQQIFPGQYHSLSEISGDLMSHLRYPESLFKVQRELLAKYHVTSASQYYSGEDFWQTPVDPTESEDQQEQDILQPPYYLTLQTGGNSEPVFSLTSTYIPAGTSTREILTGFLSVDSDAGDEAGVIGENYGTLRLQELPKDSNVPGPGQAQNNFNANADVSKELNLLQSGSTQVVRGNLLTLPLGGGLVYVQPVYVKSSGATSFPLLKKTLVAFGDQVGFADTLDEALNQVFGGDSGASAGDAENAADDSASSDGTSSDSGVDTDTGGDGTADGATDGSTTDGDTGSTGGGTELQQALEEAAQAMKDADAAMKNGDWSAYGEAQKQLEESINKALELGE
- a CDS encoding GNAT family N-acetyltransferase, encoding MSYVIREADRASDADIQAITDIYNEAVLARSASADIEPRTLEQRRAWVEAHNPRDLYPVVVIEDEETGRIAGFGSLSRLHERAGYDGVVELSYYIGAEWQRQGLGTRMVSWLLDAARERGHRMAATLIFGDNAGSNALMERFGFTRFGLLPGAVRLPGSTHDIAYWYLDL
- the pth gene encoding aminoacyl-tRNA hydrolase, translated to MASEFWLIAGLGNPGKKYEDTRHNMGFMTADLLAERWSVHFADHKGLAMLGKGVMNLSGRNVKFFLAKPLTYMNDSGNAVSSIAAYYQIEPDHIIVIHDDMDLDFGRIKVKSGGSAGGHNGIKSIDRSLGTPKYARVRMGVGHARRGGNAHDNTINWVLGGFGPDQRKQLPEFIADGADAAEDIIFQGLAKTQEKYNGR